Proteins from a genomic interval of Trichoderma breve strain T069 chromosome 2, whole genome shotgun sequence:
- a CDS encoding methyltransferase domain-containing protein, with protein sequence MNVPTRRLATAVVGFSPLQSRLASSSVRQAVKTPPAKPPTAPPASRVTKSYKPTQKPNISSSAPPPPPPPPPKADTLLDIWRRAWLPLTGASILAGFLGFYILGTTVATVKSSPCSSSTPCEHATPTGRPPALSGDNAEQFDKELNLPEWWMGITKLRKKLAVHAKGTVLELAMGSGRNLEYYNWEPLSTAVEAARTGNIPPPKIPQGITSFTGLDISIDMLDVTRKRLAKSVPPMAASAPIVKASSMADHTGGQLSFLDGHVRLVNSDAHHPLPSPAHTDKYDTIIQTFGLCSVSDPVAVLSNLATVVRPGTGRIILLEHGKGYYGLVNGLLDKNAGKHFAKYGCWWNRDIEAIVEDAVSATPGLEVVKIERPNITQMGTLVWVELKMATKDRTT encoded by the exons ATGAATGTCCCAACACGCCGCCTTGCCACGGCCGTGGTGGGCTTTTCACCCTTGCAATCCCGCCTTGCAAGCTCTTCCGTGCGCCAAGCTGTGAAAACTCCTCCAGCCAAACCTCCCACTGCTCCTCCGGCGTCCCGCGTTACGAAATCATATAAACC CACACAAAAACCCAatatctcttcttcagctccaccacctcctcctccacctcctcccaAAGCAGACACTCTCCTCGACATCTGGCGCCGTGCCTGGCTCCCCCTAACCGGTGCCTCTATTCTCGCGGGCTTTCTAGGCTTCTATATTCTCGGCACCACAGTCGCAACAGTCAAGTCTTCCCcttgctcctcctccacccccTGTGAACATGCCACGCCCACCGGCCGTCCCCCCGCCCTGAGCGGCGATAATGCCGAGCAGTTCGACAAGGAACTCAACCTCCCAGAGTGGTGGATGGGCATCACCAAGCTGCGCAAGAAGCTCGCCGTCCACGCAAAGGGTACCGTGCTCGAGCTCGCCATGGGCTCTGGCCGCAACCTGGAGTACTACAACTGGGAGCCCCTAAGCACTGCCGTCGAGGCTGCTAGGACTGGCAACATCCCGCCACCAAAGATACCCCAGGGCATCACATCCTTCACAGGGCTAGACATCTCCATTGACATGCTCGACGTGACCCGAAAGAGGCTCGCCAAGTCCGTTCCGCCCATGGCCGCCTCCGCGCCCATCGTTAAAGCCTCGTCCATGGCCGATCACACAGGAGGCCAACTCTCCTTTTTAGATGGCCACGTCCGCCTCGTCAACTCGGATGCGCACCACCcgctcccctcccccgctCACACCGACAAATACGACACCATCATCCAGACCTTCGGCCTCTGCTCCGTCTCCGACCCCGTCGCCGTGTTATCCAACCTCGCTACTGTTGTCCGACCTGGCACCGGCCGAATCATCCTGCTGGAGCATGGGAAGGGCTATTACGGACTAGTGAATGGTTTGCTGGACAAGAATGCTGGAAAGCACTTTGCAAAGTACGGATGCTGGTGGAACAGGGACATCGAAGCCATTGTCGAGGACGCAGTGAGTGCGACGCCTGGCCTGGAGGTGGTTAAAATCGAGCGGCCAAACATTACACAGATGGGAACCCTCGTCTGGGTCGAACTGAAGATGGCAACCAAGGACAGGACGACATGA
- a CDS encoding cryptococcal mannosyltransferase 1 domain-containing protein: MTDSIISLDSHHNRNRSHDKDHDDDSSHDKAHDDHHGHSSHRLTSHGLTAHSRISALIRHARNYHRIYLVLLPTLYFRLSPIIFTHNSGPLSVYLAIVLVYIPARVILAAWQHFSPSHAAKSRKRRSSFLLPSNGSSSSSQRASGAGAGRGMFKPLIWLCGALFSLWAYTKGIASPFPTASSIVASSPTLQAHRAQNASYFIAASFWNNDEILDSWTSQTLELIDTLGRAHVYVSLTENDSEDNTASKLLHFGRELTKRKVAHSVNITTDLRGDPPENPWHSIRHRMGYMANLRNGALEPLGQLNRRFENVIMLNDVVYHHTDVLKLLAAVGGDDVNGPHAESPLSHTMTKPGKRRMACSIDMDGATLYDTWVLRDRCGRTTSGFWPFFASEGDRRSVREGRVLEVGTCWNGIVVLDGDMLLDPPLRSKNADWDADTLRFQQPPECIISECTLLPLTITNTTGGAPVVMDPSVIVGYTVKWWRYYAVWLRLPIVRLWMNVFEEGYWKLWWTLGMGSGLRWNGLDGGKEKNECVVTGWPVCDKDEYAVKGGMRFGN; encoded by the coding sequence ATGACAgattccatcatcagcctcgacTCCCACCACAATCGCAATCGCAGCCACGACAAAGACCACGACGACGATAGCAGCCACGATAAGGCTCATGAcgaccatcatggccactcCAGCCACCGCCTCACCAGCCACGGCCTGACCGCCCACAGCCGCATCTCGGCCCTCATCCGCCACGCCAGAAACTACCACCGTATCTACCTTGTGCTGCTTCCCACGCTCTACTTCCGCCTCTcccccatcatcttcacgCACAATTCAGGGCCGCTCAGTGTCTACCTCGCCATTGTCCTCGTCTACATACCTGCCAGAGTGATACTCGCGGCCTGGCAGCACTTTTCACCGTCCCACGCAGCCAAGAGTCgcaagaggaggagcagcttcCTGCTACCATCCAAtggctcatcttcttcgtcgcaGAGGGCTAGCGGGGCTGGAGCAGGGCGAGGGATGTTCAAACCGCTGATTTGGCTGTGTGGCGCACTCTTCAGCTTGTGGGCTTACACGAAAGGCATCGCATCGCCTTTCCCAACGGCATCGTCCATTGTGGCCTCTTCGCCGACACTACAAGCACACCGGGCCCAGAATGCGAGCTATTTCATCGCCGCCTCCTTCTGGAACAACGACGAGATACTAGACTCGTGGACTTCACAGACTCTCGAGCTCATCGACACGCTGGGCCGCGCCCACGTCTACGTATCCCTGACAGAGAATGACAGCGAGGATAACACTgccagcaagctgctgcactTTGGCCGCGAGCTCACAAAGCGCAAGGTGGCGCATAGCGTCAACATCACGACCGACCTGCGCGGAGATCCGCCCGAAAACCCCTGGCACAGCATCAGGCACAGGATGGGGTACATGGCAAACCTCCGCAACGGCGCCCTGGAACCTCTCGGCCAGCTCAACAGGCGATTTGAAAACGTGATTATGCTAAACGACGTTGTGTATCATCACACCGACGTCCTGAAGCTGTTGGCGGCCGTgggaggagatgatgtcaaTGGTCCACATGCCGAGTCCCCCTTGTCACACACAATGACCAAGCCAGGAAAGAGACGGATGGCGTGCAGCATTGACATGGACGGCGCAACGTTGTACGACACGTGGGTGCTCCGCGATCGCTGTGGAAGAACTACTAGTGGCTTCTGGCCCTTCTTCGCGTCAGAGGGAGACAGGAGGTCCGTACGCGAGGGGCGCGTGCTTGAAGTCGGCACCTGCTGGAACGGCATCGTGGTTCTCGATGGAGACATGCTGCTTGACCCGCCTCTGCGCAGCAAGAACGCAGACTGGGACGCGGACACGCTTCGCTTCCAGCAGCCCCCGGAGTGCATCATCTCCGAGTGCACACTGCTGCCGTTGACCATTACCAATACCACGGGCGGCGCCCCAGTGGTCATGGATCCCTCCGTTATAGTGGGCTACACCGTCAAGTGGTGGAGGTACTACGCCGTCTGGCTACGTTTGCCCATTGTACGGCTGTGGATGAATGTGTTCGAGGAGGGATACTGGAAACTCTGGTGGACATTAGGGATGGGCAGCGGCCTAAGATGGAACGGCCTGGATggcggcaaggagaagaacgaGTGCGTCGTCACAGGGTGGCCCGTCTGCGACAAAGACGAGTACGCTGTCAAGGGAGGGATGAGATTTGGCAACTGA
- a CDS encoding phenazine biosynthesis-like protein domain-containing protein, protein MELPFITLDVFTRTRFRGNPLAVVTIPAGIPKPTQEQKQIVAREFNLSETVFIHDVADPETNHSRQIDIFLTTDEIPFAGHPTIGAAVSLLRGSPHPVTELVTKAGRIAVTRTSEDSATATVPHNVHLHAATLSSYAGITAAQLQANDEIRKLELAAPIFSLVKGVSFALIELPSLELLAEVTASGRKFNAEGFLDQDWQNGFIGRFYYVRTGSSTADGVPVVQLRTRMMAEGFEDPATGAASSCLAAYLSTQGGDKQTTPTRRYDFTQGVEMGKESRIQVDVKLKDGALDTVILGGPAVQVMRGHVQIE, encoded by the coding sequence ATGGAGCTCCCCTTCATCACCCTCGACGTCTTTACCCGCACCCGCTTCCGCGGCAACCCCCTCGCCGTCGTCACCATCCCCGCCGGCATCCCCAAGCCCACCCAAGAACAAAAGCAAATCGTCGCCCGCGAGTTCAACCTCTCCGAGACCGTCTTCATCCACGACGTCGCCGACCCGGAGACAAACCACTCCCGCCAGATCGACATCTTCCTCACCACCGACGAGATCCCCTTCGCCGGCCACCCCACCATCGGCGCCGCCGTCTCCCTCCTCCGGGGCTCCCCCCACCCCGTCACCGAGCTCGTCACAAAGGCCGGCCGCATCGCCGTCACCCGCACCAGCGAGGATTCCGCCACGGCAACCGTCCCGCACAACGTTCACTTACACGCTGCCACGCTCTCCTCCTACGCCGGCATCACCGCCGCCCAATTGCAGGCCAATGACGAGATCCGCAAGCTAGAGCTCGCGGCACCCATCTTCAGCCTCGTCAAGGGTGTCAGCTTCGCCCTCATCGAGCTGCCTTCGCTGGAACTCCTCGCCGAAGTCACCGCCAGCGGTCGCAAGTTCAACGCCGAGGGCTTCCTCGACCAGGACTGGCAAAACGGCTTCATCGGCCGCTTCTACTACGTCCGCACCGGCTCCTCCACTGCCGATGGCGTCCCCGTCGTTCAGCTGCGCACGCGCATGATGGCCGAGGGCTTCGAAGATCCCGCCACCGGCGCCGCCTCGAGCTGTCTGGCCGCCTATCTTAGCACCCAGGGCGGTGACAAGCAGACAACGCCCACAAGACGGTACGACTTCACCCAGGGCGTCGAGATGGGCAAGGAGAGCCGCATCCAGGTCGATGTCAAACTCAAGGACGGTGCCCTCGACACAGTCATCCTTGGCGGACCAGCAGTTCAAGTCATGCGTGGACATGTTCAAATTGAGTAG
- a CDS encoding CCR4-Not complex component, not1 domain-containing protein — protein MVPPQRAGSFSPNPAQTLQTGSNHSPHPSHTGILSAGASPSTSSPTGANSLTKIVVAQVYLLLSTIKEDKDRAKWELQVEQLRKLIDEHGMEVFSKYFTRLVAGNAPQIFPGLNRQVANPGNYHILVGEMRKIAHDVDQATKIAESVESGTEDIFREFDLSTFMEHFKLDALEKTLLALAFKLGSRPDLKTKADAILSTNFPTFMDIISRPEIEAHADLSPAFVSLIIDRFLQYYPPSFNAASRRDLQNSVAKRYLSVDQAPPSEVLAALDISRVLADRPANSLARYIQKVGPEFTKDEESCSSFLRGRPNNIQLTPEQVSAALTYTTISQNPPHDPIILVNALLRHVPKPFVWEEVVLSFDQPSARISSAQFLRLYKALLPIAEDPANKLDIQRLWGGSWSEPEAQLSFVSAYASLGPDQLDATTIPHLQRSITIEDYANSAPNVQERAAAVVKHPLSVEAKRLFQEVVVPNLDIFLVSAFERSPEYDFVLDSLWKKDKDWVIQRLIDAHAVKPVDLPLIFDHAAKHNWLEELVYLPNGFGIDLAAFAHAEGYLDLSKWAQYNADRSNEIARTLLQFLMIKANLEIQFQRPPDGQPPVKTSTSLQVRTVSALLQILEDFLPKAPVLDLILVQRHCITAYPRLINYGEGYDDIIDANGKDGNALPQAANSKMEEHYKKMYGDEIQVRTIVEILDRYKHSRDQLDQDVFSCMIHGLFDEYNHYVDYPLEALATTAVLFGGIISHKLISDLPLKIGLGMILEAVRDHSPDDAMFKFGLQALMQLLVRLREWPGFCKQLLQIPGLQGTEAFKKAEEIVRDHEEELARARNGSGTPHGAGFPNDSFANTNGDEQASIDRPAPAFTAISVDPPSQEVEFEDPDDETQGKIQFVLNNITENTIQAMCVELRDMLERRYQQWFASHLVEERAKMQPNYHHVYLELVKLFEDKILWAEVLRETFISVSRMLNSEATLQNSTERSHLKNLGGWLGLLTLARDYPIKHRNIAFKQLLIEAHDTKRLIVVIPFVCKVLTQSATSAVFKPPNPWLMDIIHLLIELYHHAELKLNLKFEIEVLCKGLNLDHKSIEPSGEILNRPILEEADVLVQEQLEAFESLSLNGIGSAVGPGLSPQVPTIPDLGPLITIPPTNEMVVSTSRLHEIVRTALTRALQDIIQPVVDRSVTIAAISTQQMIRKDFIAEPDENRVRTSAINMVKATAGSLALVTSKEPLRANLTNYMRSLANDLPSGLPEGTIIMCVNSNLDLACSIIEKQAEERAVPEIEEMLENDMEHRRRHRLQQPNEPYHPTGINRWAMTIPSPYKIQPRPGGLNAEQMAIYEDFARQPRTTSSTVASHAPSASEATRSLANEVLQETYSGMPNIPTPAETPSIQQLGAQLQPYAPVHNLAAANAMGNGRAAGFQMDVRGLAERVNKLLQELLRVAGEAREDHFVGLPRPHPVLDVVDALVQLIIKTSQNSEEFAIYAAEQISSLIFQQVEDNLTLESLVHVLETLRKISGPALNSRVRSLFAQQPGPNFLSLPLLAALIRTDLLDWRNIDLAMSKVLEARKDNSLEFLEHMLDLTILNHRPIALYADFIRTLEAAWTWICEEPSSATGQRLKNKLMGSVPSQPPQGLSSLEEQSIQQDQLEYVFEEWVHLCNNHNASSKATAIFIQQLHARQVIRNRDDFFFFVRIGIDLSVERYEHILHTGAIGDAYMAIDALAKFIGSFASMNTETPVSRAAFLDSVLVLVSLVLNHHHTKRGEHLNQRVFFRIYSMLFHEIYSICEDLPDDDRRDVMLRLASRLETIGPQTLPGFVFGWLLLVQHRAFMPVLLQLADNAGWKAFADLVCQLLGCVSEQLKAFNVTDAGKDLSRGTVKLFVILHHDFPDFLAANHVRFCASIPTHCIQLINTVLTATPQQNYGKPLDNLKGDRVDELRTYPGLVDDAVAILTEAGLLTMLDQVFQNGPAEEAVAQIAHTITSNTPTETTFGHVAIAANAQIISAVVIYAAHHATEQSPPVTSSPISGSEPEVALLSLLVHELPPEARYYLIASMVNQLRFPNPHTEFFSQLIQYIFGKDMNDPEESDIRQEITRILLERLVGFWPQPWGLIYTVVELCKNEKNMFFDLPFIRSTPEVAERFASVIQRV, from the exons ATGGTCCCTCCACAAAGAGCGGGATCATTCTCACCAAATCCTGCGCAGACTCTTCAAACTGGCAGTAATCATTCACCTCATCCATCGCACACTGGTATCCTCAGTGCTGGCGCAAGCCCCAGCACAAGCAGTCCAACGGGGGCCAACTCCCTGACGAAAATTGTCGTCGCCCAAGTCTATCTCTTGCTCAGTACCATCAAAGAAGATAAGGATCGCGCCAAGTGGGAGCTGCAAGTCGAGCAATTAAGAAAG CTTATCGATGAACACGGTATGGAGGTCTTTTCCAAATACTTCACCCGGTTGGTGGCCGGCAACGCACCCCAGATCTTCCCTGGTCTCAACAGGCAGGTCGCCAACCCAGGCAACTACCACATTCTCGTCGGTGAGATGCGCAAGATTGCACACGATGTCGACCAAGCAACAAAAATAGCAGAGTCCGTCGAAAGCGGCACGGAGGACATATTCCGCGAATTCGACTTGTCAACGTTTATGGAGCACTTCAAGCTCGATGCCTTGGAAAAGACTCTGTTAGCTTTGGCATTTAAGCTCGGGTCTCGGCCTGATTTGAAGACTAAAG CGGATGCTATCCTGTCGACTAATTTCCCCACCTTCATGGACATCATCTCTCGGCCAGAGATTGAAGCCCACGCTGACCTATCGCCCGCCTTTGTTTCGCTCATCATCGACAGGTTTTTGCAATACTATCCGCCGAGCTTCAACGCAGCCTCCCGCCGAGACCTTCAAAACTCCGTTGCCAAGCGCTACTTGTCTGTGGACCAAGCGCCCCCGTCTGAAGTTCTGGCGGCCCTCGATATCAGCAGAGTTCTAGCCGATCGGCCCGCAAATTCCCTGGCTCGCTATATCCAAAAAGTTGGACCGGAATTTACAAAGGACGAGGAATCGTGTTCCTCCTTCCTGCGAGGCCGTCCCAACAACATCCAGCTCACCCCCGAGCAAGTCTCTGCCGCACTCACATACACCACCATCAGCCAAAATCCGCCACATGATCCTatcatcctcgtcaatgCCCTCCTACGCCACGTTCCCAAACCTTTTGTGTGGGAAGAAGTCGTTCTCTCTTTCGATCAGCCGTCGGCACGCATCTCATCTGCTCAATTTTTACGGCTTTACAAAGCTCTTTTGCCCATTGCCGAGGACCCAGCAAATAAACTCGACATCCAGCGGTTGTGGGGTGGCTCTTGGAGCGAGCCTGAGGCACAGCTGTCTTTTGTTAGCGCCTACGCTTCCTTGGGGCCCGACCAACTTGACGCAACTACAATCCCCCACCTCCAGCGAAGCATTACAATTGAAGATTACGCAAACTCCGCGCCCAACGTGCAAGAAcgtgccgccgccgtcgtcAAACATCCTCTT AGTGTCGAGGCAAAACGATTATTCCAAGAAGTTGTCGTTCCTAACCTTGACATTTTCCTCGTGTCCGCTTTTGAA CGCTCGCCGGAGTATGACTTCGTGCTCGATAGCCTTTggaagaaagacaaggacTGGGTTATTCAACGGCTTATTGATGCGCATGCGGTTAAGCCTGTTGACCTTCCTCTCATCTTCGACCATGCCGCCAAGCACAACTGGTTGGAAGAGCTGGTTTATCTTCCAAATGGCTTTGGAATCGATCTCGCCGCCTTTGCCCACGCAGAGGGCTACTTGGACTTGTCAAAATGGGCGCAATACAATGCCGATCGAAGTAACGAGATTGCGCGAACTTTGTTGCAATTTCTCATGATCAAGGCCAATCTGGAGATTCAGTTTCAGAGACCACCAGATGGCCAACCGCCTGTTAAAACAAGTACCAGTCTTCAGGTGCGGACTGTTTCGGCGTTGCTGCAGATTCTCGAGGATTTCCTGCCTAAGGCGCCGGTCCTCGATCTCATTCTCGTCCAGCGCCACTGCATCACTGCGTACCCTCGATTGATCAACTACGGAGAAGGGTATGATGATATCATCGATGCAAATGGCAAGGATGGAAATGCTCTACCGCAAGCAGCCAATagcaagatggaagagcaTTACAAAAAGATGTACGGTGACGAGATACAGGTTCGCACGATTGTTGAGATCCTTGATCGCTACAAGCATTCACGGGATCAGCTCGATCAAGACGTATTTTCCTGCATGATTCATGGTCTTTTTGATGAGTACAACCATTATGTGGATTATCCCCTCGAAGCCCTTGCCACAACCGCCGTTCTTTTCGGAGGCATCATTTCCCACAAACTGATTTCCGATCTGCCCCTTAAGATAGGTCTTGGAATGATTTTGGAGGCAGTGAGGGATCATTCGCCTGATGATGCCATGTTCAAGTTTGGTCTCCAGGCGCTGATGCAGCTTTTGGTACGTCTCAGGGAATGGCCAGGATTCTGCAAACAGCTACTACAAATCCCGGGCCTCCAAGGAACAGAGGCGTTCAAGAAGGCGGAGGAGATTGTTCGAGATCACGAAGAGGAGCTTGCACGCGCTCGTAACGGATCAGGCACGCCACACGGAGCAGGATTTCCTAACGATTCCTTTGCGAATACAAATGGTGATGAGCAGGCAAGCATTGATCGCCCTGCCCCGGCATTCACAGCCATTAGTGTCGACCCCCCTTCTCAAGAAGTCGAGTTCGAAGATCCCGATGATGAGACGCAAGGCAAGATCCAGTTTGTCCTCAACAATATCACTGAAAACACGATACAAGCCATGTGCGTTGAGCTTCGCGACATGCTCGAACGAAGATACCAGCAGTGGTTCGCCAGCCATCTCGTCGAGGAACGTGCCAAGATGCAGCCAAACTACCATCATGTGTATCTGGAGCTTGTGAAATTGTTTGAAGACAAGATCCTCTGGGCCGAAGTTCTCCGCGAGACGTTTATCAGTGTGTCTAGGATGCTCAATTCTGAAGCGACTCTGCAAAACTCCACAGAGAGATCACATCTTAAAAACCTTGGAGGGTGGCTTGGTCTTCTAACCCTTGCTCGAGATTATCCGATAAAGCACAGAAACATTGCGTTCAAACAGCTGCTTATCGAGGCACATGATACCAAGCGGTTGATTGTTGTCATTCCTTTCGTTTGCAAGGTCCTGACCCAAAGCGCAACCTCGGCAGTTTTCAAACCTCCCAACCCCTGGCTCATGGACATTATCCATCTGTTGATAGAGCTCTATCATCACGCAGAGCTGAAGCTCAATCTCAAGTTCGAAATCGAAGTGTTATGCAAGGGTTTGAACCTTGATCACAAGAGCATCGAACCCTCTGGAGAAATTCTCAATCGACCCATCTTAGAGGAGGCGGACGTGCTTgtccaggagcagctcgaAGCCTTTGAGAGCCTATCATTAAATGGAATTGGGTCGGCAGTTGGGCCCGGGCTATCCCCTCAGGTTCCAACTATCCCAGACCTCGGTCCGCTTATCACCATCCCTCCCACCAATGAGATGGTGGTCAGCACCAGCAGACTGCACGAGATTGTTCGGACGGCTCTCACCCGTGCCCTTCAGGATATTATACAACCAGTCGTCGATAGATCCGTCACTATTGCTGCTATATCAACCCAGCAGATGATCCGGAAAGATTTCATTGCCGAACCGGATGAGAACCGCGTCCGAACATCTGCTATTAACATGGTAAAGGCCACCGCCGGTAGCCTGGCTCTCGTCACGTCCAAGGAGCCTCTACGAGCAAACTTGACCAACTATATGAGGAGTCTTGCTAACGATCTGCCTTCGGGTCTTCCTGAGGGTACCATCATCATGTGTGTCAACTCAAATCTCGACTTGGCCTGCAGCATCATTGAAAAGCAGGCTGAAGAGCGAGCTGTGCcggagattgaggagatgctggaaaACGACATGGAGCACAGGAGACGACATCGCCTTCAGCAGCCAAACGAGCCGTACCACCCAACAGGTATCAATCGATGGGCTATGACGATTCCGAGCCCTTACAAGATACAGCCAAGACCCGGTGGTCTCAATGCTGAACAGATGGCCATCTACGAAGATTTCGCCAGACAGCCTCGCACCACTTCTTCCACGGTGGCATCCCACGCACCATCTGCCTCAGAGGCCACCAGGTCGTTGGCAAACGAAGTCTTGCAGGAGACATATAGTGGCATGCCTAACATACCTACCCCCGCAGAGACGCCTTCGATCCAACAGCTTGGCGCACAACTACAGCCCTACGCTCCGGTTCATAACCTCGCTGCTGCCAACGCAATGGGCAACGGGCGAGCTGCTGGCTTTCAAATGGATGTTCGTGGTTTGGCAGAGCGGGTCAACAAGCTGCTACAGGAATTATTGCGCGTGGCTGGAGAGGCTCGAGAGGATCACTTTGTGGGCTTGCCTAGGCCGCACCCCGTCCTCGACGTCGTCGATGCACTTGTGCAGCTCATCATTAAGACCTCTCAAAACTCGGAAGAGTTTGCCATCTATGCCGCCGAGCAGATCAGCTCACTCATCTTCCAACAGGTTGAGGACAACCTAACGCTTGAGAGTCTTGTTCACGTGCTAGAGACTCTTCGAAAGATTTCTGGCCCAGCGCTAAACAGCCGAGTCCGCTCTTTGTTCGCCCAGCAGCCCGGACCCAATTTCCTAAGCCTGCCTCTGCTCGCAGCACTAATCCGAACTGATCTCCTCGACTGGCGAAACATTGATCTCGCAATGTCCAAGGTCTTGGAAGCCCGCAAGGACAATTCGCTGGAGTTCCTCGAGCACATGCTCGACCTTACCATCCTCAACCACCGACCGATTGCTCTATATGCCGACTTTATCCGCACACTCGAGGCAGCATGGACTTGGATCTGCGAAGAGCCAAGTTCGGCTACTGGCCAGCGGCTAAAGAACAAGTTGATGGGCTCGGTTCCTTCTCAGCCACCGCAAGGCCTTTCTAGCTTAGAAGAACAGTCAATTCAGCAAGATCAGCTAGAGTACGTCTTTGAGGAGTGGGTGCACCTGTGTAACAATCACAACGCCTCCAGCAAGGCTACGGCGatcttcatccagcagctgcacgcGAGGCAAGTTATTCGCAACCGcgatgacttcttcttcttcgtgcGCATCGGTATCGATCTTTCGGTCGAGCGTTATGAGCACATTCTGCACACAGGGGCTATCGGCGATGCTTACATGGCGATCGATGCTTTGGCCAAATTCATCGGCTCTTTTGCCAGCATGAATACTGAAACGCCGGTGTCACGCGCAGCCTTTTTGGACTCAGTCTTGGTCCTCGTGTCCTTGGTATTGAACCACCACCATACCAAGCGAGGAGAACACCTTAACCAAAGGGTCTTCTTCCGCATCTACTCGATGCTCTTCCATGAGATATATTCCATCTGCGAAGATCTGCCGGATGACGACCGCCGCGACGTGATGCTGAGATTGGCTTCCAGACTGGAGACCATCGGCCCGCAGACTCTTCCTGGATTTGTGTTTGGGTGGCTGCTTCTTGTACAGCATCGAGCCTTTATGCCCGTGTTACTGCAGCTAGCAGACAATGCAGGATGGAAGGCCTTTGCCGACCTAGTCTGCCAGCTGCTCGGCTGCGTgagcgagcagctcaaggcaTTCAATGTTACCGACGCTGGCAAAGACCTGTCCAGGGGAACCGTGAAGTTGTTTGTCATTTTGCACCACGATTTCCCAGACTTTTTGGCCGCCAATCACGTCAGGTTCTGCGCCAGCATCCCAACGCATTGCATCCAGCTGATCAACACGGTCCTGACCGCTACCCCGCAGCAAAACTACGGAAAGCCTCTTGATAACCTCAAAGGCGATCGGGTAGACGAGCTGAGGACATACCCCGGCCTCGtagatgatgctgttgcaaTCCTGACCGAGGCTGGGCTCTTGACCATGCTGGACCAAGTCTTCCAAAACGGCCCAGCAGAGGAGGCAGTGGCACAGATTGCACACACAATCACTTCGAACACGCCGACCGAGACCACGTTTGGACATGTGGCCATTGCGGCGAATGCTCAGATCATTAGCGCAGTTGTGATATATGCCGCCCATCATGCTACTGAGCAATCACCACCGGTTACCAGCTCGCCCATTTCAGGAAGCGAACCAGAGGTTGCTCTGCTGTCTCTGCTGGTGCACGAATTGCCTCCGGAGGCCAGATATTATCTGATTGCCAGCATGGTGAATCAGCTGAGATTCCCCAACCCCCACACCGAATTCTTCAGTCAGCTCATCCAGTACATCTTTGGGAAAGACATGAACGACCCTGAAGAGTCAGACATTCGACAGGAGATTACTCGAATCCTCCTAGAGCGACTGGTGGGCTTCTGGCCCCAGCCCTGGGGACTTATCTACACAGTCGTGGAACTGTGCAAAAACGAGAAGAACATGTTCTTCGATCTCCCCTTTATTAGATCGACACCAGAG GTTGCCGAACGATTCGCCTCAGTTATTCAACGGGTATAG